One genomic region from Rosa rugosa chromosome 1, drRosRugo1.1, whole genome shotgun sequence encodes:
- the LOC133735711 gene encoding uncharacterized protein LOC133735711, whose translation MEGKHLFLKLAEYRVRVNLNDSDRQKAEERTHLFIKRFPEWQQKSIILGIVRTTRSLLRPRYIDEELIRKFIEKMKEQKKPAVKEDEFEMMSGDEEEEEEETLLEEGEEEPTEEDRKVWSYLSSRLGFRMNPGEDVKIVRLMIPFLAQCSAPLPPEGSARCVHIKMFMLQFQTYIYKYCLSDLNDVEMLLDVIEAVESSPANPENKLKKNIVPTKEEGIAAPMHLLKLEELEKRTWRYRT comes from the exons aTGGAGGGCAAACACCTGTTTTTGAAGCTGGCAGAGTACCGGGTGCGGGTCAATCTTAACGATTCTGATCGGCAAAAGGCTGAGGAACGTACCCACCTCTTCATCAAAAGATTCCCTGAGTGGCAACAGAAATCGATAATCCTTGGCATCGTCAGGACTACGAGAAGCCTCCTTAGACCTAGGTATATAGACGAGGAGCTTATTCgaaaatttattgaaaaaatGAAGGAGCAGAAGAAGCCGGCGGTGAAGGAGGATGAATTCGAGATGATGTCgggggatgaggaggaggaggaggaggagacgcTGTTGGAGGAGGGGGAAGAAGAACCGACAGAAGAAGACAGGAAGGTGTGGTCGTACCTTTCCAGTAGACTGGGATTCAGAATGAATCCAGGAGAAGATGTCAAGATCGTCAGGCTGATGATTCCTTTCTTAGCCCAATGTTCTGCACCTCTTCCACCAGAAGGATCCGCGAGATGTGTCCACATCAAAATGTTCATGCTCCAGTTCCAAACATATATCTATAAATATTGCCTTAGCGACCTGAACGACGTGGAGATGCTGCTCGATGTCATTGAGGCTGTCGAGTCAAGTCCAGCAAATCCAGAAAATAAG TTAAAGAAAAATATCGTACCAACTAAAGAAGAAGGGATTGCTGCCCCCATGCACCTCTTAAAACTAGAAGAGCTAGAAAAG AGAACGTGGAGATATAGAACTTGA